The Sesamum indicum cultivar Zhongzhi No. 13 linkage group LG2, S_indicum_v1.0, whole genome shotgun sequence genome contains a region encoding:
- the LOC105155677 gene encoding probable xyloglucan endotransglucosylase/hydrolase protein 25, with amino-acid sequence MGFFPCSRNSLLLLFTTIFLVTSSTAVSGSNHFQDFDITWGEGRGKILENGELLTLSLDNYSGSGFQSKKEFLFGKIDMQLKLVPGNSAGTVTAFYLSSGGLNHDEIDFEFLGNLSGEPYTVHTNVYAQGKGEREQQFHLWFDPTADFHTYSVLWNPQTIVFSVDNTPLREFKNLEKLGVPFPKTQPMKLYSSIWNADQWATRGGLIKTDWTQAPFVASYRNFNADACVVSDAPGAAYCTSSLADTTPWESQKLDILSEEKLKWVQRNYMIYNYCNDADRFPQGFPLECYA; translated from the exons ATGGGTTTCTTTCCTTGCTCCAGAAACTCTCTACTTTTACTCTTTACCACAATATTCCTAGTCACCTCATCGACAGCGGTTTCCGGCAGTAACCATTTCCAAGATTTCGACATCACATGGGGCGAAGGCCGCGGTAAAATCCTGGAAAACGGGGAGCTCCTCACGCTCTCTCTCGACAACTACTCCGGGTCGGGATTTCAGTCCAAGAAAGAGTTCTTGTTCGGGAAGATCGATATGCAGCTGAAGCTTGTGCCCGGAAACTCAGCTGGAACTGTCACTGCTTTCTAT TTGTCGTCTGGAGGGTTGAATCACGACGAGATAGACTTTGAGTTCTTGGGGAACCTGAGTGGGGAGCCGTACACTGTTCATACAAATGTGTATGCTCAAGggaaaggagagagagagcagCAGTTTCATTTGTGGTTTGATCCTACCGCTGATTTTCATACCTATTCTGTTCTTTGGAATCCTCAAACTATCGT GTTCTCAGTTGACAACACACCCCTGAGAGAGTTCAAGAACCTGGAGAAATTGGGAGTCCCATTCCCCAAAACCCAGCCCATGAAGCTCTACTCCAGCATCTGGAACGCAGATCAGTGGGCCACAAGAGGTGGCCTGATCAAGACTGACTGGACTCAGGCTCCCTTCGTCGCTTCATACAGAAACTTCAACGCTGATGCTTGTGTCGTCTCCGATGCACCGGGAGCAGCCTATTGCACCTCCTCACTGGCAGACACCACCCCCTGGGAATCACAGAAATTGGACATCCTAAGTGAAGAGAAGCTCAAATGGGTGCAGCGGAATTACATGATCTACAACTATTGCAATGACGCCGATCGCTTTCCCCAGGGTTTTCCGCTGGAGTGCTATGCTTAG